One genomic region from Gossypium hirsutum isolate 1008001.06 chromosome D13, Gossypium_hirsutum_v2.1, whole genome shotgun sequence encodes:
- the LOC107920005 gene encoding disease resistance protein RPM1, protein MIPHVMNKLANNLKVSIYDLSCKHRGRLNKKILSSCQKRKRIEMAEIAEGIVIDRLISFLGAEVKLFGQLKKEVEDIQIELDHIACFLRQTDPMVDKEDSNGGFKLWVQHVREVAFQIEDVMDEYKLYHVPVAQHQQQQGLMASLSRIPHMVQTVKRHLQAASKIRDIKTSVNEIKERSERYRFNTLQHVPGENCNEPVDPGMGLHFVNSEALVGIDSSRQELARRLADAELKRTIISVVGMGGVRKTTLVKKAFDDEIMAGHFDCHAWITVSQSSRVEVLLMTIMKQVFESSPHLMTLEEVAMTYLSELINRSLVQVSVIDSIGDVRNCQLHYLMCEVIVSKSKELSFIQTCPENLSNHDRVARHLSICNKSNNFPMVVGNYQTHSAIFFDIEELPKSFCFLQFTKSKLLKEPDFEGAPLTYIPEELGNLFNLKYLSIGDTKVKKLPRSIGKLHKLQTLDLKRSFVSELPVEINMLFNLQYLVAYYKDKQSIYSINSQRGRKLYSNFGSLESLEKLYEVDLEAYSGGNFFRELARLKQLRKLCITKLKSESGNALCDAIQQMIHLQSLRTSSIKEEELLHLHTISSPPVFLCCLRL, encoded by the exons ATGATTCCACACGTAATGAATAAATTGGCCAACAACCTCAAAGTTTCTATTTATGATCTATCATGTAAACATAGGGGAAGACTTAACAAGAAAATTTTGTCAAGTTGCCAGAAAAGGAAAAGAATTGAAATGGCGGAGATAGCTGAGGGTATAGTTATTGATAGATTAATTTCATTCCTTGGTGCGGAGGTGAAACTGTTTGGACAGCTTAAGAAAGAAGTTGAAGACATCCAGATCGAGCTCGACCACATTGCTTGTTTCCTTAGACAAACAGATCCAATGGTAGATAAAGAGGATTCTAATGGTGGCTTCAAACTATGGGTGCAACATGTAAGGGAGGTGGCTTTCCAGATAGAAGATGTTATGGATGAATACAAGCTTTATCATGTTCCAGTTGCACAACATCAGCAGCAGCAAGGTTTAATGGCTTCCCTGAGCAGAATACCTCATATGGTCCAGACTGTGAAAAGGCATCTCCAGGCAGCATCAAAGATCAGAGATATCAAAACATCTGTTAATGAAATCAAGGAAAGAAGTGAAAGATACAGGTTCAACACCCTGCAACATGTTCCAGGTGAGAACTGTAACGAGCCGGTTGACCCTGGAATGGGACTTCATTTTGTCAACAGTGAAGCACTCGTGGGCATTGATTCTTCTCGACAAGAGTTGGCCCGTAGATTGGCAGATGCAGAGCTGAAACGCACAATTATTTCAGTGGTGGGGATGGGAGGGGTCAGGAAGACGACCCTTGTTAAGAAAGCTTTTGATGATGAAATCATGGCAGGACACTTCGACTGCCATGCTTGGATCACCGTCTCTCAATCATCCAGGGTGGAGGTGTTGCTAATGACCATAATGAAGCAGGTGTTCGAAAGCAGTCCCCACCT TATGACCTTAGAAGAAGTTGCAATGACGTACCTATCCGAATTGATTAACAGAAGCTTGGTTCAAGTATCAGTGATTGATTCTATTGGCGATGTCAGAAACTGCCAGCTCCATTATTTGATGTGCGAAGTTATTGTTTCCAAGTCCAAAGAACTGAGTTTCATTCAAACATGTCCAGAAAATTTGTCCAACCATGATCGTGTAGCTCGACATCTTTCCATCTGCAACAAATCAAACAATTTCCCAATGGTTGTTGGTAATTATCAAACTCATTCAGCAATTTTCTTTGACatagaagagttacctaaatcTTTCTGCTTCTTACAGTTCACAAAGTCCAAATTGTTGAAAGAACCGGACTTTGAAGGAGCCCCATTGACTTATATTCCAGAGGAACTGGGAAATCTGTTCAATTTGAAATACTTGAGCATAGGGGACACAAAGGTGAAAAAGCTCCCAAGATCTATAGGTAAATTGCATAAGCTTCAAACTTTGGATCTAAAACGTTCTTTTGTAAGCGAGTTACCAGTTGAAATCAACATGCTCTTCAATCTTCAATATCTTGTAGCTTACTACAAAGATAAACAAAGCATCTACAGTATCAATAGTCAAAGAGGGAGGAAGTTATATTCCAACTTTGGGAGCTTAGAGTCCTTAGAAAAGCTGTATGAGGTGGACTTGGAGGCCTACAGTGGTGGTAACTTCTTTCGCGAGTTAGCAAGATTGAAGCAGTTGAGAAAACTATGCATCACTAAACTAAAATCAGAAAGTGGGAATGCTTTATGTGATGCAATACAGCAGATGATCCACCTTCAGTCATTGAGAACTTCTTCTATAAAAGAGGAAGAGCTTCTTCACCTACATACAATCTCATCCCCTCCGGTTTTTCTCTGTTGCCTCAGGCTATGA